Below is a genomic region from Medicago truncatula cultivar Jemalong A17 chromosome 3, MtrunA17r5.0-ANR, whole genome shotgun sequence.
CCCAGCGGCAAAACCTTTGGCGGTTTGTAATTGTCGAAACAGATCCCTCAAATAGTGAACGAATTGCCAAGCTACAGGAAAATATTATAGAGATTAACTCATaagcataataataatatgaatttgTCCACTTTCAATTGTATATCATCATTTATCTATCTACCTAATAATTAtactttacataaaattaaagcTTCTATTAGATAGGTCACTACATTTTAGAAATACTTATGCATGCATGCATACCTGATATCGCTACTTTAATTAGAAGATTCAATTGTTTATATATCCTTTAAACAAAtggtatataataataatttacagCCAACATGtaatagttttaaaaaatattggataGAATGTGTACCGTAGATGCTAACGTAGATGTTACCGTAGTCACTATATAAACCAGAAAGATCATTATCAAGGTCTGTGGTTATTATTGCTGAAGCCAGAGAGAGTTTTTGACAATTCAGTATGAAACGATGTTTTACAGCTTGAAATTGAATTCCCTGATCATGACAGAGGCTTGGTAGATTTTCAAATACTACAAATTTTAGATTTGGAATCTCGACTTTGTGATCATCACCTTCACTTCCAAATATTTCCTCGAACTCGTCTGCTTCTCTTATGATGAGAACATTTAGCTTTGGAAGCTCTTTAGATATGGAGATTGGAAACACATATTTCAACTTGTTGCACTTTTCCACAACAAGTAGTGTTAGCTTTGGGAAGCATGTCTTTGTTGTAGACATAAAATTTGAGGAATTTTTATTCTCCATATCATCTTCAATAATATGCCTCAACTCATTGCATTCTTCAATTCTCATATGATATAGCGCAGGAAGGTCTTTACATATGGAAATTGAAAAGACATATTTCAACTTGTTGCACTTTACTACACCAAGTATTCTTAGCTTTGGGAAGCATGTCTTTGTTGTATTctccaaatcatcttcaatgatATGCTTCAACTCATTGCACTCTTCAACTCTCAGATCATATAGCTCAGGAAGGTCTTTACATATGGAGATTGGAAACACATATTTCAACTTGTTGCACTTTACTACTACAAGTATTTGTAGCTTTGGGAAGCATATCTTTGTTGTATTctccaaatcatcttcaatgatATGCTTCAACTCATTGCACTCTTCAATTCTCATATAATACAACTGTGGTAGACACCTTATTACAGAAGTGgagaaaacaattttcaatttttcacatCGCATGATCTTTAAATGGGTAAGGTTTTGGaggaaaaatgaatttttgggACCCACAAAAAGGAATGTCATCATAGGCAGAACATTCAAATCAATTTCTTTCAAAGCTAAGCTCAGTTGTTGTTCATTTATTTCATTCAGACAAAAGACATCTTCTACTTTGGAGTTATTATTTACCATGAGTGTCTCCAAAGCTAGAAAATTATCCATATTCCCACTCGATTCCTACAATAAATGAATGGGAAATAAACACATGTATAAAATAAGAACAACAAATCCTATAAGTACAAGATGATAAAAAAACTATGGAGATATTTTATATACTACTGTAAAAAAAACTTCCcactaaaatttatttaatttttatttggattAAATAATTACACCAAAATAAAGTATtacattatataattaaattaagagttaaatatgttttttgtccctataaatatgtcaactttttgttttagtccctctaaaaaatttcttcaacttttagtctctaaaaatttttccatcttcacttttggtcactcctttaaagtaaattcatatgtagaaatcatatttttggataaaagtttgcagaaaaattcataatattataagaatcactcaaaaaaaaattagaatttttttacaaaaaatgaatttaatatgaatttttatatttttatggttaaaaattcatatttaatttttgttttgttaaaaaattctaattttttttaaatattcttcACATTTATGCAttatttcattataaaaatacaaaaattaacttgaaaatagggattaaaagttgagggaaaattttagaaggactaagCTTAACTTAAAATTATCAAGTTTAGatttacaaaacaacaaatatatatagaaataaGGATGAATACCTTGATGATTGTATCGTCCACAGATCTTGTTACTGAATGATGAGTTAAGAAATCACCAATAAATTGCGGGCATTCTTCAACTACAAGTTTTTTCAATTGTGGAAATGTTGTGTGATATTGTTTGGGGTAATTGGCAACTAAACTTGGCAGATTCTCAAGATAGAGATCTTCCAATGctggaagatgaagatgaatctTAGTGTTGTTTTGATGACCATCGTTGTAGTGTCCAATTATATATTCCAATTGCGCGCAATTATAAACAACGAGCTTTCTTAATTTTGGGAAGACAGTTCCCCAGTTATTGCCATCAGTGTTGTCATGATGATCTCCAGTGTCTATTGTTATAATGTGCCTCCATTCATTACAGTTCCAAATATTCAAAGTTTCCAATAACATTCTTGGAGCAGTAGATAGGTTAAATAACGATTTCATCTTTGAGACATTGGTCAATGTAATCTCTTTAACATTGCACAACATATGTGATTGTCTTGAAAGACATTGAGCACGTTCCCGTATGTTAAGGGGATATGAATTTGATTCCTGCAATTATGTAATCCAAATAAATACCGATTTCATATACTACTAATTGATACCAAAAAAATGTATgtcattgtattgtgaacacttTTTGGTATCTAGTGATTTGCTATTATATTATTAGTTTCTTTTcccataaaaaaatagttttctttttaaataatgaaatcaatagtttcttattaaaaaaaagtacaaaaaataacatggaagaagaagaagaagaagaagaagaagatagagGATTACCATTAAGTTGTCCTGTTGTTGATCCTGGGAAACCAATGAGATTTCAGTACTTGTGTTACTCCTTAATTTGTGCCCATACTTTTTACCACAGCAATATACATTAGTCCATGAAAAGATATTGCGTTTGATTGGACCTGATTGTGTTTGTGGCTTAGAAGCATATCCAGAAATGGAAGATGACCTCTCATGTACACCATAACATTCAGGGAAAATGTCAATCATATTTGGTAAACCATCAAGCTTCATATTTATGAGGGAACCAAGTTTGACATATTTGCCAAATATGTATTTCAGCTTATTACAACTACCAATTGTGATGGATTCTAGTGCTGGAAGATCATGAGGAGAGTGAAACGGAAGTATTAATTCAATTCTTGGACACTTCTTAATACTAAGAACTTTCAGTTTCTGAAACATTGAGCCATGACTTTTGTTATCATTATCATCAACTATTTTACTTCTCGATTCCTGCCATTTTCTTTCATCTATTATGTATTCAAGACCCTCACAGTCATATATTTCCAATCTCTCCAACAACATCAGGCTACAAGCAGTTGACAATTGAAATATGGAGATCAACATCGGGCATCGTACCAATGAAAGACTCTTTAGATTGCAGAGGTTTATGTTGCACTCAAATAAGATTTTCAAATGTTTACAATCCTCAATGGACAGATTCTCTAAACTGTTCAGAGAGTCAAAGGAAAGAGGACCTTTGAACAATTCTTCCAAATTATCCATTCCTTCGAGCTCTAGTACAACCAACTTGGAGAATACTTTTGATACTAGAGATTCAGTATGTTTAGTGTCAATGAGGCATTGTAGTTGTGAAATACTACTCAAACTAAGCTTGACTAGATCATTCATACCATGATCCATAGGAACAATCTCAGGCATCATATTTCTCCATCCCCCCTCCATCCTTCTTAGTCCAAGAACCTCTGCTTCTTGCATACAATACTTGAGTGTTGTTTCAGATAGGAAAACATCAAGATTGCGGGCTACAAGAGACACATACCTTGAGGACAAATCATTCTTTGATCTCCAATAGCTAGAGTCGATAAAAAACCTTTTCAATTGAGGAAAAGTTATTTCTCGACAAAAAGTATTAAAACTATATATGAAATACAACTCTTCAAGTGATGAGCATCCTTTAATCACTTCAAAAGGGTCATTCCTTGCAATTATACAATATTCCAAGTTCAACAATCGAAATTTCTCTAGTTTTGTGATTTCATAAGGCAACTCATCAATTTTACAATAATTCAAATCAAGAGTCTCAAGGCTTTGAAGGTTTCCAAAAATAGAGATGTCACCCAAATCGACTTCTGTAAAGAGAAGTGATCGAATATTTTTCATCAACTGAACTGACCGAAGTAATGATAGAGCTAGTCTAGGATGATAATCATCATTGATTAAATGAAAAACTCGAAGGCccttaatattttcaaaaaatgagTTCAGAACTTCGATTTTCAGATTGTGACAATCTTCATCCTTAAGCACAGTGACAATTAGAATCTCAAGCTTGGAACCATCAAGCTTAAAGGAAAACAAATCCTTAAGATTTCCTTCACATagcaaatatttaatatttgccTCCCTTTCAACCATTGCCTTTTGTTTTTTATCAGACAACTTCACTGTTTGAATCTCTTTGTTCGCTATCCATTGGGCTGCATCACGAACCAAGTCATGCATTTTCACTCCGCTTTGATCGGCCTCCAACAACAAACAAGAATCTAGGAGTttatttttggatataacaactTGAATTCGAGCATCTTCGTAGCTGACATAATCTTCCCCAAAAAGGCCTCCTCCGATGCCAAGTCTGGTTAACCTTTCGGTAggaatttcttcatcttctcgaAATACAGAACACAAGAGCAATAGTCTCTTGGCGTTCTCATTCTTCATATTATCATAGCTAACTTTCAAGCgtttataaattttaacaagCTCATCATCAGCACCGTGCATGGGTGTCTGCAAGGATTTTAGGGCCCGATCCCACTCTTCCGGATGTCGTATGCCCTTCAAACTACTGGCGATAACAGCAATTGCAATTGGTAACCCTTTGCATTCATTTGCAATTTTACGGCCCTTGTCGAGAAAACTTGTAGGTGACATTTCTTTTAGACCAGCATGCCTTTGGAACATGGTCCATGCCTCTTCATCAGATAAGAGCTCCAGTTGGACTATCTTACTGCATCTTAATCTGTTGCACACTAAGAGATTGCGCGTGGTTACAAGAATTCTACAACCCTTGTGGTTGTCACTGTATGGGATAccaatttcattaaaatcaatatctcCCCACACATCATCCAATATTAGAAGAATCTTTTCACCATTGGTTAATCTCTTCCATAGTTTTTTGGGTCGGTCTGATTCACTACAGTCACCAAATTTCAATCCCAAGGGTCCTGCAATATCATCTTGAATCTTCCTGATGTTAGGAGATAATGACATCGTCGTATCGATGACGTGAGTAAATTGTTTGGACTGCTTAAGTTCCTTACCAACTTCTCTGGCCAATGTAGTTTTTCCTGTGCCCCCCATCCCTTGCAACCCGGTTATAAAATTGTTGTCATCTTTCATAGCATCTAAAAGCTCTTTGTATTTGGATTCCCTACTTTTAAAAGGAATATAGTGTTGGGATGAATAACGTTCAACATCTGGAAGACGGGCAGGGAGTTCAATTGAAAGTTGCTTTCCAGTTTCAATTAATCTTTTCATTTGCTCCTTCTTATTTGTCAGTTCCTTTCCCCTTTTATATCGCCATATGATATGGGGACAAAATCCAAAAagacatttttgttttgttttggtgtctTCTTGAATGAGCTTATCAGCTTCTTTTTCCCAAAAAAGAGCATTAGCTTGAACATCCTCTCCTCTTCTAATTGCATCATAAACACGTTGCTTAACAGTTGTGCTTTCTATTTCCAATCTagccttttcttcttcaaaatcattagCAATGCATGTGAAGCAACATATATAACTTGACTCTCTGATCGCCCCATTTATCAATTTCTCCACATAAGGCTTCACCAAATCAGTCAAAAAACTCGCCatctaaataaatttaaatagataAAAGTTAGACatatatttgtgtgtgtgtgttgaaaaatataatggttGATAATGAATCTCGTTCTGAATGAGTATGTTAGTTTGGAAAATGATACTTGATGGCACACTTTTgatcaaagaattttttttagctcGTTCAGACCAAATTTGGAAAATGATACTTAATatggaaaatgatatttgagAAAGTTCAAATGGGAGTTCATCCAATATTAAAGTTTTATGATCATTAAGTCAATCTCTAATTACCCAATTTATCTTTGAAAACGGTAAACAAGTTATGAAAAAATGATCATGTAGAAAAGTAGAGTGAAGACCAAATTGGAAATCATCATATACCAATAGAAAATGTGAGAaagtaataaaagaaaaacgatAAACAAGTTGTAAGGACGTACTTTTTAACAATCTTTTCTTTTCTCGACAGCATGCAGCAGCTAGAATTTAGAGAATTAGGAGTAATATTCACTGCAATTCATGTTCTGCAGCAATTCATGTAATGCAGCAAACAATCTTTTAAACTGttaatgtatatataatttttttaaatgaaggaAATTGCTTGGAGTTTTGCCATATTCTGTACGTACATAAAATATAGGATCCTGCCACTAATAAGGTATATTTTTGTATAGGACCTTGCAGAGTTACAGCTTATTAAGGAATCCTTTATAATTTACAAAATGGTAAGGCTCTCCTAGTACTTCACAAAACTTTAGACACTTTCTAAAATATTGAGGCTTTTGTAATTAAGTCGGTATCAATCCACTGTTATCACCCCTTTTTTAATGCTTATGATATTTTTGAGGATTTTGCCTTGGAATTAGGCTTCAAGGTTTAAGCTTCagtttgaaaagtaaaattaaaatggCTACTATCCATATCAACTCGAGTTGGTTTGTCTAAAAGATAATACAAAGCATAAAACTCAAGTTGATTTAAGAAATCTACAACTTGGTCACtgtaaacaattaattaaaatattgactGAAAATTGTTgatattggcttcaaatttgtggcctggaagaacagagaaatcgtgacacgattttggcatcgtgacacgatttcaagGGGCCGTGAGCTAGTTTGCAGGACaccaaatcgtggcacgatcttggaaaatcgtgacacgattcagaaacttgctcgttaagtatcccTGATAAGGACTTGTCAACCTTGGGTCAGACGCAAATCATgacacgatcttgggaaatcgtggcacgattgctTCAGAGGAAGACTAGTATATATTGTGTACTTGTGcttttttgaaggagagcttggaagagcttagagagagagagaacttgGATAACAAAGGAGGGAACCAAAAGGGATGAGTGTCTTTGTTGAGAgtgtctcttgggttgggaaaaacattgtaatcaccttgggtagtgaggaGTTCATTAGTTGGAAGGATCTAAAGCTTCCTCTAGTGACTTCTCTTTTAGGGTTCATATTGTGAGAGTGGGGAAACACCAAAGGGTAGAATCTAGGGTTTATTCTTGTGTAAAGCTTGAAGGCTAGAGTttcttgtaaccttttgtaacactttctcatattggattggagagctgctctctcccccggattaggccatattggctgaactgggtcatCAATCTTCTCGgtgttttgttcttcctttcttgtTTATGCTTTGTTATCTCTTTGTGTGGTTTTGCTATACACTAGTCTAgggctgttttgttgttgttgcttggaaaCCATTTTTCTCATAGATTATCACTAcctcttgctccacacatcattgttATTCATTGGTGTGAGTTAAGaccggattcacaacaattggcgcccaccgtggggcatatGCGTTATTGGTAGTTGGtatcatgggttcaaagtgggacaTCGAGAAGTTCACCGGAAGTAATGATTTCGGGTTGTGGAAGGTTACGATGCAAGCGGTGTTGACACAACAAAAGTGTGTAGAAGCATTGAAGGGTGAAGCGGCGATGCCGGCAACCTTGACACAAGAGGAGAAGCGTGAGATGGTAGACAAGGCAAAGAGTGCCATTGTCTTATGTCTCGGAGATAAGGTCTTAAGGGATGTCGCGAGAGAAGCTACCGCGGCATCGATGTGGGCTAAGTTGGAGTCATTGTATATGACGAAATCTTTGGCTCATAGGCAACTCTTGAAACAACAACTCTattcattcaagatggtggagtctAAATCAATCTCGGAGCAATTGACGGAGTTTAACAAGATTCTTGATGATTTGGCCAACATTGAAGTTAACATGGAAGATGGGGATAAGGctttgttgttactttgttcATTACCAAAGTCCTTTGAGCATTTCAAGGATACCATCCTTTATGGTAAGGAGGGCACTACTACTTTGGAGGAGGtccaagcggctttgagaaccaaggaaTTGACCAAGTTCAAGGACATGAAGGTTGATGAAGGTAGTGAAGGCTTGAATGTTACAAGAGGAAGGAATGAGCATAGAGGAAAAGGCAAGGGGAAGTCGAGGTCCAAGTCTAGATCCAAGGGCTTTGacaaatcaaagtataaatgCTTTCTTTGTCACAAGCAAGGTCATTTCAAGAAAGATTTTCCGGATAAGGGGGCGATGGTAGTCCTTCGGTTCAAGTTACGGAGGCTTCAAATGAAGAGGGTTATGAGAGTGCGGGTGCACTAGTGGTTACAAGTTGGGAACCGGAGAAGAGCTGAGTTTTGGACTCGGGATGCTCTTATCACATGTGTCCTAGAAAGGAATATTTTGAGACTTTGATTCTAAAAGAAGGAGGAGTTGTTCGACTCGGAAATAACAAAGCCTGCAAAGTCCAAGGGATGGGCAACGTTCGTCTAAAGATGTTTGATGGCCGTGAATTCCTTTTAAGGGATGTGAGGTTTATTCCCGAACTTAAGCGTAATTTAATTTCCCTAAGCATGTTTGATAATCTAGGTTATTGCACTAGAATAGAGCATGGGGTTTGTAAAATTTCGCATGGTGCATTGATTACGGTTAAGGGGTCTAGAATGAATGGTTTATACATTTTAGATGGTTCCGTAGTAATTGGTAATGCATCGGTAGCTAGTGTTGCATCTCATAATAATTCTGAATTGTGGCATTTGAGATTGGGGTATGTTAGTGAGAGGGGTTTAGTTGAACTAGCTAAACAAGGTTTGCTAGGGAAAGATAAATTGAACAAGCTAGAATTTTGTGAGCATTGCATACTAGGCAAACAACATAGGGTGAAGTTTGGAAGTGACATGCATCATTCTAGTAGGCCTTTTGAGAATGTGCATTCGGATCTTTGGGGTCCTTCTAAGACTCCTACTCGTGGGGGAGGttcctattttctttctatcattgatgattattctaggaGAGTGTGGGtaattgttttgaaaaacaaaagtgacacATTTGAAAAGTTTAAAGAATGGCACACTCTCATAGAAAATCAGATGGGAACTAAACTAAAAGGTTTAAGAACTGACAATGGcctggagtttgtttcagagcagtttaatgagttttgcaggttgaaaggAATCAAGAGGCATAGAACCGTACCGAGAACACCGCAACAAAATGGTCTTGCGGAACGCATGAATATGACTCTTTTGGAGCGTGTGAGGTGTATGATTCTAGGAGCTGGGTTACCTAAGAGTTTCTGGGGTGAAGCCGTGACAACGGCTGCTTATTTGATCAATAGATGTCCATCAACGGGGATAGACTTCAAGACACCTATGGAGGTATGGAGTGGGAAACCGGCAGATTACTCCTCTTTGAAGGTTTCCGGAGCTTTGGCATATGCGCATATCAAGCAAGACAAGCTTGAGCCTAGAGCTTTGAAATGTGTCTTCATTGGTTATCCGGAAGGTGTGAAGGGGTACAAGTTGTGGAAATTGGAATCTAGTGGAGGATCAAGAGTCTTGATAAGTAGGGATGTTACCTTTGATGAGACCCGTATGGGGATGAAGTGTAAAGACCTAGAGACTCAAGTACCGAAAACTATGGTGGAGAAAACTCAGTTTGAGGTGGAGCttccaaatgaagaagaagaagatgtagaagatgaagcttcgaCATCGGATACAAGTGGAACTCAACCGGTAGTGGATCCTGAGTATCTATTGGCTAGAGATAGAGAAAGAAGGACCATTACGGCTCCTAAGAGATTCGGTTATGCGGACTTGGTGTGTTTTGCTCTAAATGCGGCTGAAGATGTGCAAGACTCGGAGCCTAGAAACTTCAAGGAGGCATTTGagagcaaagagagcaagtattGGTTGAAGGCGGTGAATGAAGAAATGAATTCATTGGAAAGGAACCAAACTTGGAAACTTGTGAAACTACCTAATCACCAAagggtagttggatgcaagtggATCTTCAAGAAAAAGGATGGTATTCCGGGTGTTGAAGATCCAAGGTACAAAGCAAGACTTGTGGCAAAGGGTTTCACTCAAGTGGAGGGGATCGACTACAACGAGATCTTTTCACCGGTGGTGAAGCATTGTTCCATAAGGATACTTATGGCTATtgtgaatcaattcaatcttgagttggaacaaatggatgtgaagaccACTTTCTTACATGGTGACCTTGAAGAGACAATCTACATGGAGCAACCGGAAGGTTTTGTGGAGGACAAGTCTAAGGTGtgtctttt
It encodes:
- the LOC25489171 gene encoding uncharacterized protein, producing MRLEYALNVPKILCWKDQMASFLTDLVKPYVEKLINGAIRESSYICCFTCIANDFEEEKARLEIESTTVKQRVYDAIRRGEDVQANALFWEKEADKLIQEDTKTKQKCLFGFCPHIIWRYKRGKELTNKKEQMKRLIETGKQLSIELPARLPDVERYSSQHYIPFKSRESKYKELLDAMKDDNNFITGLQGMGGTGKTTLAREVGKELKQSKQFTHVIDTTMSLSPNIRKIQDDIAGPLGLKFGDCSESDRPKKLWKRLTNGEKILLILDDVWGDIDFNEIGIPYSDNHKGCRILVTTRNLLVCNRLRCSKIVQLELLSDEEAWTMFQRHAGLKEMSPTSFLDKGRKIANECKGLPIAIAVIASSLKGIRHPEEWDRALKSLQTPMHGADDELVKIYKRLKVSYDNMKNENAKRLLLLCSVFREDEEIPTERLTRLGIGGGLFGEDYVSYEDARIQVVISKNKLLDSCLLLEADQSGVKMHDLVRDAAQWIANKEIQTVKLSDKKQKAMVEREANIKYLLCEGNLKDLFSFKLDGSKLEILIVTVLKDEDCHNLKIEVLNSFFENIKGLRVFHLINDDYHPRLALSLLRSVQLMKNIRSLLFTEVDLGDISIFGNLQSLETLDLNYCKIDELPYEITKLEKFRLLNLEYCIIARNDPFEVIKGCSSLEELYFIYSFNTFCREITFPQLKRFFIDSSYWRSKNDLSSRYVSLVARNLDVFLSETTLKYCMQEAEVLGLRRMEGGWRNMMPEIVPMDHGMNDLVKLSLSSISQLQCLIDTKHTESLVSKVFSKLVVLELEGMDNLEELFKGPLSFDSLNSLENLSIEDCKHLKILFECNINLCNLKSLSLVRCPMLISIFQLSTACSLMLLERLEIYDCEGLEYIIDERKWQESRSKIVDDNDNKSHGSMFQKLKVLSIKKCPRIELILPFHSPHDLPALESITIGSCNKLKYIFGKYVKLGSLINMKLDGLPNMIDIFPECYGVHERSSSISGYASKPQTQSGPIKRNIFSWTNVYCCGKKYGHKLRSNTSTEISLVSQDQQQDNLMESNSYPLNIRERAQCLSRQSHMLCNVKEITLTNVSKMKSLFNLSTAPRMLLETLNIWNCNEWRHIITIDTGDHHDNTDGNNWGTVFPKLRKLVVYNCAQLEYIIGHYNDGHQNNTKIHLHLPALEDLYLENLPSLVANYPKQYHTTFPQLKKLVVEECPQFIGDFLTHHSVTRSVDDTIIKESSGNMDNFLALETLMVNNNSKVEDVFCLNEINEQQLSLALKEIDLNVLPMMTFLFVGPKNSFFLQNLTHLKIMRCEKLKIVFSTSVIRCLPQLYYMRIEECNELKHIIEDDLENTTKICFPKLQILVVVKCNKLKYVFPISICKDLPELYDLRVEECNELKHIIEDDLENTTKTCFPKLRILGVVKCNKLKYVFSISICKDLPALYHMRIEECNELRHIIEDDMENKNSSNFMSTTKTCFPKLTLLVVEKCNKLKYVFPISISKELPKLNVLIIREADEFEEIFGSEGDDHKVEIPNLKFVVFENLPSLCHDQGIQFQAVKHRFILNCQKLSLASAIITTDLDNDLSGLYSDYGNIYVSIYAWQFVHYLRDLFRQLQTAKGFAAGFEVKASSEHELTSPNKTKQTPDTEHELVENVSDLEIPTNSKELMNQQSMEQQRLLGEADTPVKPSQECGDCQIAIPSPPIAITNPLTTQDVDININDDQVSVNDDSVIKVTSIVEEQLSKDVEFKVPESKPSPIIPSPQEFQTPSMRSKGDPSQNVEDLSSSLLVKSELEELVSKNHLDCENLSLLTAFLVRNPSVRLKDIALSNRYKGCAYNLLAELLKFLETHSVLEVLGPCHSKFVELLQDARSFGLDKDWLDGVERHEDALQKLLDSKQQVTKDVEVLRLKIGILSQHVEDLKQQLTSSEAVLETIIQQEAVLSAPFGY